One genomic segment of Marinitoga piezophila KA3 includes these proteins:
- a CDS encoding glycosyltransferase produces the protein MNILVLDVQASDGGALSILTDFYEEVCHNSNKDIKWYFVISTPFLEETKDIKILRFPWVKKSWIHRLYFDNFIVPKLIKKHNIDKIFSLQSMIVPYTNISQIVYVHQPLPFSEYKFSFKENKLFWIYQNIISKQIFKSIKKADKVIVQTEWFKKACIKKTGINSEKIVVIPPKINIKVSQTFLPTDKSLRTFFYPARGIQYKNHKIIIESVKKLKNIGFNDFKVLFTLKGNENKYILNLVDEINNYNLPIEFIGNIAREEVFDLYTKSVLLFPSYIETFGLPLLEAKLHKTIILASDMPFSHEILDGYPNAYFFNPFNKNKLYNLMEMILTKKISYKKTNNFYNSIKNKKILDFITKK, from the coding sequence ATGAATATATTGGTTCTTGATGTTCAAGCTTCAGATGGTGGAGCTTTATCAATATTAACAGATTTTTATGAGGAAGTTTGTCATAATAGCAACAAGGACATAAAATGGTATTTTGTTATTAGTACACCTTTTCTTGAAGAAACAAAAGATATAAAGATTTTAAGATTTCCATGGGTAAAAAAAAGTTGGATTCATAGATTATATTTTGATAATTTTATTGTACCGAAATTAATAAAAAAACATAATATAGATAAAATTTTTTCTTTACAAAGTATGATAGTTCCATATACTAATATATCTCAGATAGTATATGTACATCAGCCTCTTCCCTTTTCTGAATATAAATTTTCTTTTAAAGAAAATAAATTATTTTGGATTTATCAAAATATAATTAGTAAACAAATTTTTAAATCTATAAAAAAAGCTGATAAAGTAATTGTACAAACAGAATGGTTTAAAAAAGCTTGTATAAAAAAAACAGGAATAAATTCTGAAAAAATTGTAGTTATTCCACCTAAAATAAATATTAAAGTTAGCCAAACTTTTCTACCAACTGATAAATCGTTAAGAACTTTTTTTTATCCTGCAAGGGGAATTCAATATAAAAATCATAAAATTATAATTGAATCTGTAAAAAAACTTAAAAATATCGGATTTAATGATTTTAAAGTATTATTTACTTTAAAGGGTAATGAAAATAAATATATTTTAAATTTAGTAGATGAAATAAATAATTACAATCTTCCTATAGAATTTATTGGAAATATTGCGAGGGAAGAAGTTTTTGATTTATATACAAAGTCAGTTTTATTATTTCCTTCTTATATAGAAACTTTTGGGTTGCCATTGTTAGAAGCAAAGTTACATAAAACAATAATATTAGCTTCAGACATGCCATTTTCACATGAAATTTTAGATGGTTATCCAAATGCATATTTTTTTAATCCGTTTAATAAAAATAAATTATATAACTTAATGGAAATGATTTTAACAAAAAAAATTAGCTATAAAAAAACAAATAATTTTTATAATAGCATTAAAAATAAGAAAATTTTAGATTTTATAACGAAGAAATAA